One Platichthys flesus chromosome 14, fPlaFle2.1, whole genome shotgun sequence genomic region harbors:
- the LOC133967866 gene encoding immunoglobulin lambda-1 light chain-like: MLLLPAAALCCLCSALVATAAELTQDQLSLTSRDGGEASFSCGGTDQRQYIFWFQKKDTGTFRPILDISRSGYIDRGYNHPQKDDFTAERHQNSCDLKIKKVKPSHAATYYCAFSFTVWFIFGSGTKLFVTDRPVVTPVVSVYPAASIAALDGKSSLLCVASNMVPPLVQFSWTRQREGGPLETLSSDDGEQLELRGAGRTAAIMVVDRHVSYKYNYQCHLRHEGGAVEAPAEQEVSAAPAQTPPAAWAWSQRQVKLLWLLYTLLMVKSLVHCGGLALIHILRNRERPAAAHQTTEFPAAASTSH; the protein is encoded by the exons atgCTTCTCCTCCCAGCGGCTGCTCTGTGCtgcctgtgttcag CGCTGGttgccacagcagcagagctgaCTCAGGACCAGTTGTCTTTGACCAGTAGAGATGGTGGAGAGGCCTCGTTCAGCTGTGGAGGAACTGATCAGCGTCAATACATATTCTGGTTTCAGAAGAAAGACACAGGAACGTTCAGACCGATTCTTGATATTAGTAGAAGTGGTTATATTGATAGGGGTTACAATCATCCTCAGAAAGACGACTTCACAGCTGAGAGACATCAGAACAGCTGTGATTTGAAGATAAAGAAAGTTAAACCCTCTCATGCAGCCACGTACTACTGCGCCT TCTCTTTCACTGTGTGGTTCATCTTCGGCTCAGGAACCAAATTGTTCGTAACTG ATCGGCCGGTGGTGACTCCGGTGGTGAGCGTGTACCCGGCAGCTTCCATAGCCGCCCTGGACGGGAAGAGCTCCCTGCTGTGTGTGGCCTCCAACATGGTTCCTCCTCTGGTCCAGTTCTCCTGgacaagacagagggagggtggTCCTCTGGAGACGCTGTCCTCTGATGATGGagagcagctggagctcagaGGGGCAGGACGCACCGCCGCCATCATGGTGGTCGACCGGCACGTTTCCTACAAATACAACTACCAGTGCCACCTCAGGCATGAGGGAGGCGCAGTGGAGGCCCCGGCAGAGCAAG AGgtttctgcagctccagcacagACGCCTCCGGCGGCCTGGGCCTGGTCTCAGCGGcaggtgaagctgctgtggctgctctACACGCTGCTGATGGTGAAGAGTCTGGTTCACTGCGGTGGACTCGCTCTGATCCACATCCTGAGGAACAGGGAGCGTCCAGCCGCTGCTCACCAGACCACGGagtttcctgcagcagcttcaactTCTCACTGA